A stretch of the Metopolophium dirhodum isolate CAU chromosome 8, ASM1992520v1, whole genome shotgun sequence genome encodes the following:
- the LOC132950057 gene encoding NFX1-type zinc finger-containing protein 1-like: protein MYSRHIDQNNQSQNYQHKIIKKNPAVDEENIQSDLKSSKEQNEQLQSSSTNTKEQWRKKQKSPNTPEQWGEKHNSENSPERWERKQFELNEYFNNGKIEKKNTNTYGFGFIRLAELCCKDPSEIVFVMSNEVNGFMDLFKQNKEPDWIFLLMKVSAKVCSTELIQSKLFLLTELMGNQFFDHLKTYILSTPTEKNIKRCNNMSTFYEYCLVVFQSITTLFPKEAEEKLKELIIISNIAINVIKSYCNHIEINEATMIEINNMLKNLIKSKLPEELKLKETLVSENIAQSVPPENFRELTVYPTAIDLEFGEPFLRPNISKGTYQNVEHYLDVQFRLLREDFIAPLREGIQFYKNTINDQCRKKINNIRVYSDVEFEKVCEFGRDDYSYLINFDKKNKLKINWEMTKQFMHGSLLLFSGNDFRNFFLGIVLERKIELLTQGKLIVQLLEGVKPLFNTSVTMVESEVFFEPYKCSMEVLKNINTHKFPMEMYIISSYNKIDHPYYIDELPEHTYYVIDDLIKFQVLSQNHWPTKEQLGLDEMQFGAFKAALTQEFTVIQGPPGTGKTFIGLKIIKTILSNLYERPFLTKPIIVVCYTNHALDQFIEGILSFTDKVVRIGGQTKSKIIEKYSLRNISREHRKSQTTYTCLKNIQNQLKSSMTNILYFKKWSEVLSYNAGILELSLLKKCMPKQHHCFFKTTLDLLCWLFQDFDYFSVNPIGFITGISNELIYKVFHSDKLLEIKEENEHNDKSFIYKSDDLDLEYNHKDIVINSITLDDIKKACTELLEESIRLENLSNKSVHFFNESEEAKFNFGVMENIHNYFVKMMNLIDDDIVLPRTIRNLNVLNMRQRWSLYFSWVKKTRDMLDSKIIYYEQKYTQVYKHHAELRQLANVELLNKMHVVALTTTGAAKHRIMLEGIESPIVVVEEAAEVLEAHIVSSLTYHCQHLILIGDHKQLRPSNAVYKLAKDFNFNISLFERMVDNGVPCYTLGEQHRMRPEISSLITPSIYNKLENNISVYNREHIRGITKDVFFLNHNLYENEVEENTSKSNDHEARFLIMLARHLILQGYKTDQVTILTTYTAQLLTFRSLQKKHSILEGMKITVVDNYQGEESDIILLSLVRSNEKGNVGFLKTENRICVALSRAKYGLYIMGNMDNLYNSGSLWKQIKETLVNHGSYGDELTLECIIHSGITTNVVKSEDFNTIMEGGCSMLCKSLLLCGHYCSSVCHSYDRDHLEFKCREPCNKSCDYNHPCEKTCFMDCGKCAFPSIKELPCGHLLSLPCFVDVLNFPCEEMVKSVLEECGHTILKKCNDEQPTCSYKCFYRLICSHVCEKNCHMNDDPEHVVYKCLKPCENINRKCSLNHKCQKMCYEECSLYCDVKVQKVLPCGHIKNDVLCGLNIDEIKCILPCDRLLKCDHKCQCKCYKKCEPCENQVVKVIPDCGHSITMKCKTLPERKLCTKECNRILDCGHKCKNLCAEECTTKDCEEIVLQKNSKLACGHNSVWVLCCDKDKEFRLDSQYLLDKCREPCLQKLNCNDICLGTCGECKQGRLHIPCSDICNKIYSCNHICKFPCKEQCPPCNQKCIYSCVHSRCTRLCGNPCVPCKEKCEWKCPHLECTRKCYEICDRKPCYEHCPIKLKCGHECIGFCGEPCPPLCRICQEYEVTTIIFGNEDDPNARFIYLVDCEHTIESDALTKWMFQNDKEICLKQCPLCKTPVLKTQRFMNQVKFIFEDISKIKIKQYGELSVIRSKTNTIMDSLKSLDNNFVSNYICDTNYRFDKIKHLWNMFCKPLLGSLGSKRSKFTLPANDIESLNFVIHLFKTILKFNNRIEEIKDFQRKQIIINHFDWILSVAFTYAQQLTKQQQFDINMEIARGVRIISLFEIMSNTKFQIAVTNQTSDTNLKKIVENMDNLLMSCSMYTLNMDQQIQNLTEEIQQKLYGLPLVTDDDRQIILAAMSASFIGLDRGQGHWFKCSNDHICRGILSINCPQCNHRISSRVFQA, encoded by the exons atgTACAGCAGACACATAGACCAGAATAACCAAAGTCAAAATTACCAgcataaaatcatcaaaaaaaatcCAGCAGTAGACGAAGAAAATATTCAATCTGATTTAAAGTCATCCAAAGAGCAAAATGAACAGTTACAGTCAAGTAGTACTAATACTAAGGAACAAtggagaaaaaaacaaaaatcacctAATACACCAGAACAGTGGGGGGAAAAACATAATTCAGAAAATAGTCCAGAAAGATGGGAACGAAAACAATTTGAgctaaatgaatattttaacaatggtaaaattgaaaaaaaaaatacaaatacgtaTGGTTTTGGATTTATACGCCTTGCAGAACTATGTTGCAAGGACCCTTCTGAGATTGTATTTGTGATGTCTAATGAAGTTAATGGATTCATGGacttatttaaacaaaataaagaaCCAGATTGGATTTTTTTGCTTATGAAAGTTTCCGCCAAGGTTTGTTCTACTGAATTAATACAAAGTAAACTTTTTTTACTAACAGAACTTATGGGCAATCAATTTTTTGATCatctaaaaacatatatattgaGTACaccaactgaaaaaaatattaaacgatgCAACAATATGagtacattttatgaatattgtttAGTTGTTTTTCAATCTATCACTACATTATTTCCAAAAGAAGCAGAAGAAAAATTAaaggaattaataataattagtaatattgccataaatgttattaaaagttattgtaatcatattgaaattaatgaaGCTACAATGATTGAAATTAACAATATGCTAAAAAACCTCATTAAATCTAAGTTACCTGaggaattaaaattgaaagaaaCATTAGTAAGTGAAAATATTGCACAATCCGTGCCACCAGAAAATTTTAGAGAACTAACTGTATATCCAACTGCAATTGATCTTGAATTCGGAGAACCATTTTTACGACCTAATATATCCAAAGGAACTTACCAGAATGTTGAACACTATTTAGATGTTCAATTTCGTCTTTTACGTGAAGATTTTATTGCTCCATTACGAgaaggtatacaattttataaaaacacaataaatgatcaatgtcgaaaaaaaataaacaatatacgtGTTTATAGTGATGTTGAATTTGAAAAAGTATGTGAATTTGGTCGTGATGATTATAGTTATCTGATaaactttgataaaaaaaataaattaaaaatcaactgGGAAATGACTAAACAATTTATGCATGGTTCTTTATTACTATTTTCTGGAAATGattttaggaatttttttttgggcATTGTTTTGGAGCGAAAGATTGAACTTTTGACACAAGGAAAGTTAATTGTGCAATTATTAGAAGGTGTAAAACCTTTATTTAATACATCTGTTACTATGGTAGAGAGTGAAGTATTTTTTGAACCATATAAATGTTCAATGgaagttcttaaaaatattaatactcataaATTCCCTAtggaaatgtatattatatcatcttataataaaatcgaccatccatattatattgatgagtTACCTGAACACACCTACTATGTAATTGATGATTTGATTAAATTCCAAGTATTGAGTCAAAATCATTGGCCTACTAAAGAACAACTAGGACTTGATGAAATGCAATTTGGAGCATTTAAAGCAGCGTTGACTCAAGAATTTACAGTTATTCAAGGTCCACCTGGTACTGGAAAAACATTCATtggattgaaaattataaaaacaattttaagtaatttatatgagAGGCCATTTCTCACAAAACCTATTATAGTAGTGTGTTACACGAATCATGCTTTAGATCAGTTTATAGAAGGTATATTGAGTTTCACAGACAAAGTAGTTAGAATTGGAGGTCAAACTAAgtcaaaaataatagaaaaatacagTTTAAGGAATATATCTCGTGAGCACAGAAAATCCCAAACTACTTATACAtgtctaaaaaatattcaaaatcagcTGAAAAGTAGTAtgactaacatattatattttaagaaatggAGTGAAGTTTTATCATATAATGCTGGAATATTAGAGTtatcattattgaaaaaatgtatgccTAAGCAAcatcattgtttttttaaaactactttaGATCTTCTCTGTTGGTTATTTCaagattttgattattttagtgTAAACCCAATTGGTTTTATAACTGGTATTAGCAACGAGTTAATTTATAAGGTTTTTCATTCAGATAAATTGTTAGAAATTAAAGAAGAAAATGAACATAATGACAAATCATTCATTTATAAATCTGATGACTTAGATCTAGAATATAATCATAAAGATATTGTCATTAATAGTATAACATTAGACGACATAAAAAAAGCTTGCACAGAACTACTTGAGGAGAGTATAAGATTAGAGAATCTATCAAATaaaagtgtacatttttttaatgaatccGAAGAAGCCAAATTCAACTTTGGTGTAAtggaaaatatacataattattttgttaaaatgatGAATTTGATTGATGATGATATAGTACTACCAAGAacaataagaaatttaaatgtaCTAAATATGCGACAAAGATGGTCTTTATATTTCAGTTGGGTAAAGAAAACAAGAGATATGTtggattcaaaaataatttattatgaacaaAAGTATACACAAGTCTATAAGCATCATGCTGAATTAAGACAGTTGGCAAACGTAGAGCTTTTAAACAAGATGCATGTAGTAGCATTAACAACTACTGGTGCAGCTAAACACAGAATAATGCTGGAAGGAATAGAATCACCAATTG TTGTTGTTGAGGAAGCTGCCGAGGTTTTGGAGGCCCATATTGTCTCATCTTTAACATATCACTGTCAACATCTAATATTAATTG gtGACCATAAGCAACTACGTCCTAGTAATGCAGTTTACAAATTGGcaaaagattttaattttaatatttcgttGTTTGAACGTATGGTCGATAATGGTGTACCTTGTTATACGTTAGGAGAACAACATAGAATGCGTCCTGAAATATCATCTCTAATAACTCCATCCATATACaataaattggaaaataatatttctgtttacAATAGAGAACACATTCGTGGTATTACCAAAGATGTATTCTTCctaaatcataatttgtatgAAAACGAA GTTGAGGAAAATACAAGCAAAAGTAACGATCATGAAGCCAGATTTTTAATTATGCTTGCCAGGCATTTAATTTTACAAGGATATAAAACTGATCAagttacaattttaacaacttATACTGCACAATTACTTACATTTCGCTCA ttgcaaaaaaaacattcaatatTAGAAGGGATGAAGATCACGGTAGTAGATAATTACCAAGGAGAAGAaagtgatataatattgttgtcattAGTTAGAAGCAATGAAAAGGGAAATGTAGGATTTTTGAAAACTGAGAACAGAATATGTGTTGCATTGTCAAGAGCCAAGTATGGACTGTACATAATGGGTAACATGGACAATTTGTACAATTCTGGTAGTTTGTGGAAACAAATAAAAGAAACATTAGTAAATCACGGTTCATATG gtGATGAATTGACTTTAGAATGTATCATTCATTCTGGTATTACAACAAATGTCGTAAAGAGTGAAGATTTCAATACAATCATGGAAGGTGGTTGTTCCATGTTGTGTAAATCACTGCTACTGTGTGGTCATTATTGTTCAAGTGTATGTCATTCTTATGACCGTGatcatttagaatttaaatgcAGGGAACCATGTAACaa GTCCTGTGATTATAACCATCCATGtgaaaaaacatgttttatggATTGTGGAAAGTGCGCTTTCCCATCAATCAAAGAGTTACCATGTGGTCACCTATTGTCATTACCATGTTTTGTTGATGTTCTTAATTTTCCATGTGAAGAAATG gtaaaatCCGTATTAGAAGAATGTggtcatacaattttaaaaaaatgtaatgatgaACAACCAACCTGttcatataaatgtttttatcgcTTAATTTGTTCTCatgtttgtgaaaaaaattgtcacATGAATGATGATCCAGAACATGTTGTG TATAAATGCTTAAAACCATGTGAAAATATTAACAGAAAGTGTTCCTTAAATCACAAATGTCAAAAGATGTGTTATGAAGAGTGTTCATTATATTGTGATGTTAAAGTTCAGAAAGTTCTGCCTTGTGGACATATTAAGAATGATGTTCTTTGTGGATTAAATATTGATGAGATTAAATGTATTCTTCCATGTGATAGGTTATTAAAATGTGACCATAAGTGTCAATGTAAATGCTATAAAAAATGCGAACCATGTGAAAATCAA gTAGTTAAAGTTATACCAGACTGTGGCCATTCAATTACAATGAAATGTAAAACTTTACCAGAACGTAAGCTTTGTACTAAGGAATGTAACCGAATTTTAGATTGTGGGCATAAGTGTAAGAATTTGTGTGCAGAAGAATGTACAACTAAAGATTGTGAAGAAATAGTATTGCAAAAAAATAGTAAACTTGCTTGTGGTCATAATAGCGTTTGGGTTTTATGTTGCGACAAGGATAAAG AATTCAGACTGGACAGCCAATATCTTCTTGACAAGTGCCGTGAACCATGTCTTCAAAAGTTGAATTGTAATGATATTTGTTTGGGAACATGTGGTGAATGTAAACAAGGACGTTTACATATACCCTGCAGTGACATTTGCAACAAGATATACTCATGCAATcatat ATGTAAATTCCCCTGTAAGGAACAATGTCCACCTTGTAATCAAAAATGCATCTATTCTTGTGTACATTCTAGATGTACTCGTCTTTGTGGTAATCCATGTGTACCATGcaag gAAAAATGTGAGTGGAAGTGTCCACATTTGGAATGCACCAGGAAATGTTATGAAATATGTGATCGTAAACCTTGTTATGAGCATTGCCCAATAAAGTTGAAATGTGGGCATGAGTGTATAGGTTTTTGTGGTGAACCGTGTCCCCCACTATGTCGCATTTGTCAAGAATATGAAGTTACTACAATAATTTTTGGCAATGAAGATGATCCAAATGcaag gtttatttatttagtagatTGTGAACACACTATAGAATCTGATGCTTTAACAAAATGGATGTTCCAAAATGATAAAGAAATATGTTTGAAACAATGTCCACTATGTAAAACACCAGTTTTAAAAACCCAACGTTTCATGAACCAAGTGAAGTTTATTTTTGAagatatatcaaaaataaaaataaaacaatatggaGAACTATCTGTTATTCGCAGcaaaactaatacaataatgGATTCATTAAAATCCTtggataataattttgtttcaaacTATATTTGTGATACAAATTATAGATTtgataaaatcaaacatttatgGAATATGTTTTGCAAGCCTTTATTAGGTTCTTTGGGTAGTAAACGTTCAAAGTTTACTTTACCTGCCAATGATATTGAATCTTTAAATTTTGTCATTCATCTGTTTAAAACcatcttaaaatttaataatagaatTGAAGAAATCAAAGATTTccaaagaaaacaaattattattaatcacttTGACTGGATTCTCTCTGTTGCTTTCACTTATGCCCAACAGTTGACAAAGCAACAACAATTTGATATTAACATGGAAATAGCACGTGGTGTAAGGATTATAAGTCTATTTGAAATTATGTCCAatacaaaatttcaaattgCTGTTACAAATCAAACTTCTGAcacaaatcttaaaaaaattgtagaaaacATGGATAATTTGTTAATGTCATGCAGCATGTATACATTAAACATGGATcaacaaatacaaaatttgacAGAAGAAATCCAACAAAAATTGTATGGTCTTCCATTAGTAACAGATGATGATAGACAAATTATTCTCGCTGCGATGTCCGCAAGTTTCATAGGCCTTGATAGAGGTCAGGGTCATTGGTTCAAATGTTCAAATGACCACATTTGTCGTGGAATCCTGTCTATTAATTGTCCTCAATGTAATCACCGAATTAGTAGTCGTGTTTTTCAGGCGTGA